A single window of Aspergillus oryzae RIB40 DNA, chromosome 8 DNA harbors:
- a CDS encoding alpha-N-acetylglucosaminidase (alpha-N-acetylglucosaminidase) yields MHHTVTFSYTTAFWTWEDWELELDWAALRGVNLILAWVGYEKVLLDSLREIGMTDEEILPFFSGPAFQAWNRLGNIQGSWGGHGVSIAWIEAQFELQKKIVSRIVELGMTPVLPAFPGFVPPAIKRVRPHATVVNGSQWSGFQKKFTEVSFLNPLDETFAQLQKSVISRQTRAFGNVTHVYALDQFNEINPASGELGYLRNLSLHTWQSLKAVNPAAVWMMQGWLFYDKKDFWDPNRISAYLSGVERNDDMLILDLYSESKPQWQRTESYFGKPWIWCQLHDFGGNMGMYGQIMNITSDPIEALNKSDSLVGFGLTMEGQEGNEIVYDLLLDQAWSAKPIDTRAYFQSWVRSRYSGNFSVPNELYTAWDLLRKTVYNNTNLTTYSLTKSIFEISPDIAGLVGRVGHYPTPTSINYDPMVLNEVWSLFMNATRKEPSLWHSPAYEYDMVDITRQLMGNAFVNVYSDLISSWKSETENRTTNVTSQSERLLNLLSAIDKVLSCNENFSLTTWISSARDWGNTTETKDFFEYNARNQITLWGPTGEISDYASKAWAGLISSYYKPRWSIFVDYLGEKNQTSYNETELKAKLHGFEMSWQEQSREPGISWANSSCRGLEVVLRNVSQSWPSIFGDRA; encoded by the coding sequence ATGCATCATACAGTGACATTCTCCTACACAACTGCCTTCTGGACCTGGGAAGACTGGGAACTAGAACTCGACTGGGCCGCCCTCAGAGGCGTAAATCTAATCCTCGCATGGGTCGGCTACGAAAAGGTTCTCCTTGACTCGCTTCGAGAGATCGGAATGACTGACGAAGAGATACTACCGTTCTTCAGCGGCCCAGCCTTCCAAGCATGGAACCGACTCGGGAACATCCAAGGCTCCTGGGGCGGCCACGGCGTCAGCATAGCATGGATCGAAGCGCAGTTCGAGCTACAGAAGAAAATTGTCAGCCGAATCGTTGAACTAGGCATGACACCCGTGCTTCCCGCTTTTCCAGGGTTTGTACCGCCTGCTATAAAACGTGTTCGACCGCATGCGACCGTGGTGAATGGATCGCAGTGGTCGGGTTTTCAGAAGAAGTTTACGGAAGTGTCCTTCCTTAATCCACTTGACGAGACCTTTGCCCAATTGCAGAAGAGTGTGATCTCGAGGCAAACGCGTGCTTTTGGAAACGTCACGCATGTCTATGCGCTCGATCAGTTTAATGAGATTAATCCTGCTTCTGGGGAGCTAGGGTATCTTCGGAACTTGTCGCTGCATACCTGGCAGAGTTTGAAAGCTGTTAACCCTGCTGCGGTATGGATGATGCAGGGGTGGTTGTTTTATGATAAGAAGGATTTCTGGGATCCCAATCGCATCTCGGCCTACTTGAGTGGGGTGGAGAGAAACGACGATATGCTCATTCTCGACCTGTACTCGGAGTCGAAACCACAGTGGCAACGGACGGAGTCCTATTTCGGAAAGCCGTGGATCTGGTGCCAGTTACACGACTTTGGTGGGAACATGGGCATGTACGGGCAAATTATGAACATCACGTCGGATCCTATCGAAGCATTAAATAAGTCCGATTCACTTGTCGGATTCGGACTCACCATGGAAGGCCAGGAAGGGAATGAGATTGTCTATGATTTACTGTTAGACCAGGCTTGGTCGGCGAAACCGATTGATACACGGGCATATTTTCAAAGTTGGGTCAGAAGCCGATATTCCGGAAACTTTTCGGTACCAAATGAACTGTATACGGCGTGGGACCTGCTGCGCAAGACCGTCTACAATAACACTAATCTCACGACATATTCACTTACGAAGTCGATCTTTGAGATCTCGCCGGATATCGCCGGCTTGGTTGGCCGTGTTGGCCATTATCCGACTCCTACATCAATTAATTATGATCCAATGGTCTTGAATGAAGTATGGTCTTTGTTTATGAATGCAACGAGGAAGGAGCCGTCACTCTGGCATAGCCCTGCGTATGAATACGATATGGTCGATATCACGCGTCAGCTTATGGGGAACGCTTTTGTCAATGTCTACTCCGATCTTATAAGTTCATGGAAGTCAGAAACAGAGAACAGAACCACAAATGTTACCTCGCAGAGCGAAAGGCTCCTCAATCTGCTATCGGCGATTGACAAAGTCTTGTCTTGCAATGAGAACTTCTCCCTTACAACTTGGATCTCGAGCGCCAGAGACTGGGGAAACACCACAGAAACAAAGGACTTCTTTGAGTATAATGCGCGAAATCAGATCACTCTATGGGGTCCTACCGGTGAGATAAGTGATTATGCGTCGAAGGCCTGGGCAGGTCTTATCTCTTCGTACTATAAGCCTCGATGGTCTATATTCGTGGACTATCTTGGTGAGAAGAATCAGACGAGCTACAATGAGACGGAGCTCAAAGCGAAGTTGCATGGATTTGAGATGTCGTGGCAGGAGCAGAGTAGGGAGCCAGGTATATCTTGGGCAAATTCCTCATGTAGAGGATTGGAAGTAGTCCTCAGAAATGTTTCGCAAAGTTGGCCGTCAATCTTCGGAGATCGTGCTTGA
- a CDS encoding uncharacterized protein (predicted protein) has translation MLTSILSRLRPSWFPPFVKGHTSTPTTSRDPEISPLDIEDEPLEIAIIGCGIIGAILALGLLAKNIKVTVYEQAQSPRESGAGIAFTANARRCMSMIDERIVDCVAAVATTNGDPRNPNNNMQFIDGYTHDPDGLDDMSWKKLYALATGPKGFEGCHRAHFLEEIRRLIPGGVVKLGKRLDRVEDYGVGKVLLRFCDGSVGRADAGPVIGCDGIKSRVRELILGEGNPASYPHYTHKVAYRGLVPMQEATARLGHYRAHNQHMYGGPNAHVLHFPVAKQTLMNVVAFVTDPNDWPLDRSMSQLATKDEVAGAFADWGPTVRDIIDLLPAELEKWGVFDSLDCPAPTYSRGRVCIAGDAAHASSPHHGAGAGIGIEDVLALTVLLDMVQSRVKTPGGRKTVALQAAFAAFSAVRRDRSQWLVRSSREACEIYEWNDLQCGSDMDKGYDEIKRRSHKIWHFDIDGMLRQLEVEYRKHLGA, from the exons ATGCTCACTAGCATCCTATCGCGCCTCCGCCCATCATGGTTCCCACCCTTCGTAAAAGGCCAtacctcaaccccaacaaccagcCGCGACCCCGAAATCTCACCCCTggacatcgaagacgaaCCCCTCGAAATAGCTATCATAGGCTGCGGCATCATCGGCGCAATCCTAGCCCTCGGCCTCCTAGCCAAGAACATCAAAGTAACAGTCTACGAGCAAGCCCAGAGTCCACGCGAGAGCGGCGCCGGAATCGCCTTTACGGCCAACGCCCGACGGTGCATGTCGATGATTGACGAGCGTATCGTTGATTGTGTTGCTGCCGTAGCGACAACCAACGGAGACCCACGGAATCCGAATAATAATATGCAGTTTATTGATGGGTATACTCATGATCCTGATGGTCTAGATGATatgagctggaagaagcttTATGCGTTGGCGACGGGGCCGAAGGGGTTTGAGGGGTGTCATCGGGCGCATTTTTTGGAAGAGATTAGGAGGCTTATTCCCGGGGGTGTGGTGAAGTTAGGGAAGAGGTTGGATCGGGTGGAGGATTATGGAGTGGGTAAGGTTTTATTGAGGTTTTGTGATGGGAGTGTAGGGAGGGCGGATGCTG GTCCAGTTATCGGTTGTGATGGTATCAAGTCTCGTGTGCGCGAGCTCATCCTCGGCGAAGGTAACCCCGCCTCCTATCCGCATTATACCCACAAGGTGGCATATCGAGGGTTAGTCCCCATGCAAGAAGCAACCGCTCGACTGGGTCACTACCGTGCACATAACCAGCATATGTATGGCGGTCCGAACGCGCATGTCCTTCATTTCCCAGTTGCCAAGCAGACGCTGATGAACGTGGTGGCGTTCGTCACGGACCCAAATGACTGGCCTCTCGACCGCAGTATGTCGCAGCTGGCGACGAAAGACGAAGTAGCCGGCGCCTTTGCGGATTGGGGCCCGACGGTGAGAGACATCATTGATCTACTGCCagcggagttggagaaatGGGGTGTTTTCGATTCACTGGACTGTCCTGCGCCAACTTACTCGCGCGGACGCGTGTGTATCGCTGGCGATGCGGCACATGCGTCGTCGCCCCATCATGGTGCTGGTGCGGGGATTGGAATTGAGGATGTGTTGGCGTTGACTGTCCTGTTAGACATGGTGCAGTCGCGTGTCAAGACTCCGGGTGGGCGGAAAACTGTGGCGCTTCAGGCCGCGTTTGCGGCGTTTAGTGCAGTGCGTCGTGACCGATCCCAATGGTTGGTGAGGAGTAGTCGCGAGGCTTGTGAGATCTATGAATGGAATGATCTGCAATGCGGCTCTGATATGGATAAGGGGTATGATGAGATCAAACGGCGGTCTCATAAGATATGGCATTTCGATATCGATGGTATGTTGAGACAATTAGAAGTAGAGTATAGAAAGCATCTTGGGGCATGA
- a CDS encoding ankyrin repeat domain-containing protein (predicted protein) codes for MNTPLSVAVSRGHLLVVEALLNRLDVDTNFTNDRGRTLLHVAALNGHVSVMEMLIHWTGLEINEQDDRGQTAISLAAEHGQERAVAFLVTKADTNHVEINALDHRRSTPLCYAAYNGNPFTIELLIARNDVDLYCGTYDNRFPLSLAVESGNCTTIKLLLNRMRQQNPKVTGEVDHQFSAELNRSDLWGRTPLFIATEQGREDMGTALASAAKNGRENIVQLLLSRPDIDIGARDIHGRTPIQLATLEGHKSIALMLQRFHLDPDSEV; via the exons ATGAATACACCGTTATCAGTCGCAGTTTCCAGAGGACATTTGTTGGTTGTCGAGGCACTTCTAAATCGGCTCGACGTTGACACGAATTTTACAAACGACCGAGGCAGGACCTTACTCCATGTAGCTGCTCTAAACGGCCATGTGTCTGTAATGGAGATGCTGATACACTGGACGGGATTAGAAATCAACGAGCAAGATGACCGTGGCCAAACTGCCATATCGCTTGCAGCGGAACATGGTCAGGAACGCGCAGTGGCATTCCTAGTAACGAAAGCTGATACAAAT CATGTAGAGATCAATGCGCTTGATCATCGGCGGAGCACGCCCCTTTGTTACGCAGCGTACAATGGGAACCCCTTTACGATTGAGCTTCTTATAGCACGAAATGATGTTGATCTTTATTGTGGGACGTACGATAATCGATTCCCCCTCTCGCTGGCAGTAGAGAGTGGAAACTGCACGACTATTAAGCTGTTGCTCAATCGAATGCGACAGCAAAATCCAAAGGTGACTGGAGAGGTTGACCACCAATTCAGCGCCGAGTTGAACAGGAGTGATTTATGGGGCCGAACACCGTTATTCATTGCTACCGAACAAGGACGTGAAGACATG GGCACAGCGCTAGCAAGCGCCGCCAAAAATGGCCGGGAGAATATAGTCCAGCTATTGCTCAGCCGAccagatattgatattggcGCTCGAGACATCCACGGGCGGACGCCTATTCAACTCGCAACTCTGGAGGGTCATAAGAGTATTGCGCTGATGTTGCAGAGATTCCATCTAGATCCGGACTCGGAAGTCTAG